The following are encoded in a window of Nitrospirota bacterium genomic DNA:
- a CDS encoding cyclic peptide export ABC transporter yields MPLKRFLRFIVQRSRAMAWLMVSVGVLSGLLSAGVLALINHVLHHPSDPSRIVMLGFIVLVAGKLLSSLWSQRLLVRFSQDTVLDLSLSLCAKIVRASLRRSEQRGAANILVALTDDVSCVTWAIQSFPQLIMNMAVVLGCGLYLAWLSWGMFLGVVGATLLGALGYQWLYSSTFSVVSAARAARVELFRHFRSLTDGLKELLMHRARRMEFVNEELRRAAEWHRQTNLEATRRQDLAGAWMQVSFYSLIGVIVFLFPSMVTVSPEALTGYVVAVLYMMGPIWGIIGAIPTIERGQVALENIERLGITLDVKDEDDALTVESTDREMEILPIVRWKDVVFSYGEVNGQEAPFTLGPISLDLHPGELVFLVGGNGSGKSTFVKVLSGLYQPQQGQVTLAGTAIIDANREWYREHFSVVFSDFHVFAKLLGLSDSQTERLVPEYLRLLHMDQKVTVRERTFSTLDLSQGERKRLALVTAYLEDRPIYVFDEWAADQDPQYKEIFYKTLLPDLRARGKLVVVITHDDRYFHLGNQVIKLEDGKVVECLKSGAVGR; encoded by the coding sequence ATGCCACTTAAACGATTTCTCAGATTTATTGTGCAGCGTTCGAGAGCCATGGCCTGGCTCATGGTCAGTGTCGGCGTCCTGTCCGGTCTTTTGAGCGCCGGGGTGTTGGCTCTCATTAATCATGTGCTCCATCATCCCTCAGATCCTTCCCGCATCGTGATGCTGGGGTTTATCGTCCTCGTCGCCGGAAAGCTCCTGTCAAGCCTGTGGTCTCAGCGTCTGCTCGTCCGATTCTCACAAGACACGGTTTTAGATCTCTCCTTATCGCTCTGTGCGAAGATCGTCCGGGCTTCGTTGCGTCGTTCCGAGCAGCGAGGCGCCGCCAATATTCTCGTCGCCCTGACAGATGACGTCAGTTGTGTCACGTGGGCGATTCAAAGTTTTCCCCAGTTGATCATGAATATGGCCGTGGTGCTGGGCTGCGGGCTCTACCTCGCGTGGCTATCGTGGGGTATGTTTCTGGGAGTGGTTGGAGCCACCCTGCTTGGCGCCTTGGGGTATCAATGGCTATACAGCAGCACGTTCAGCGTCGTCTCTGCAGCTCGTGCGGCCAGGGTTGAGTTGTTTCGGCACTTTCGTTCTCTCACGGATGGACTGAAAGAGTTGTTGATGCATCGGGCACGCCGAATGGAGTTTGTGAATGAGGAATTGCGAAGAGCTGCTGAATGGCACCGGCAGACGAACTTGGAAGCCACGCGGAGGCAAGATCTGGCAGGAGCCTGGATGCAAGTCTCGTTTTACTCCCTCATCGGTGTCATCGTTTTTCTGTTTCCCTCTATGGTCACGGTGTCCCCCGAAGCCTTGACCGGGTACGTGGTGGCCGTCCTCTATATGATGGGTCCCATCTGGGGCATTATCGGCGCGATCCCGACTATCGAGCGAGGTCAGGTGGCATTAGAGAATATCGAGCGATTAGGCATAACCCTGGACGTGAAGGATGAGGATGATGCCCTGACGGTAGAATCGACAGACCGTGAAATGGAGATCCTGCCCATTGTGCGGTGGAAGGATGTCGTGTTTTCGTACGGTGAGGTGAATGGGCAGGAAGCGCCCTTCACGCTGGGTCCCATCAGTCTAGACCTGCACCCTGGCGAACTGGTGTTCCTTGTCGGAGGGAATGGAAGCGGGAAGTCTACTTTCGTGAAGGTGCTTTCGGGGTTGTATCAGCCACAACAAGGACAGGTGACGTTGGCAGGTACGGCGATCATCGATGCCAATCGAGAATGGTACCGTGAACATTTCTCGGTTGTATTTTCAGACTTTCACGTTTTCGCTAAGCTCTTGGGTTTGTCGGATTCTCAGACCGAGAGGTTGGTGCCGGAATACTTACGGTTGCTGCACATGGATCAGAAAGTGACGGTGCGTGAACGCACGTTCTCGACTCTCGATCTCTCACAGGGGGAGCGAAAACGATTGGCCCTTGTCACGGCCTATTTGGAGGATCGCCCGATTTATGTGTTCGATGAATGGGCGGCGGATCAAGATCCGCAGTATAAGGAGATATTTTACAAGACGTTGCTTCCGGACCTGCGTGCGCGGGGGAAACTGGTGGTCGTCATCACGCACGATGACCGGTACTTTCATCTCGGCAATCAGGTCATTAAATTAGAAGACGGCAAGGTAGTGGAATGTTTGAAGTCCGGGGCAGTCGGCCGTTGA
- a CDS encoding 4'-phosphopantetheinyl transferase superfamily protein encodes MMVKVCIQDGDVVIAFQSIEYLTGPEWPDHSGLAPNAVHVWGIELDGSPRCLERCAQWLDEEEQQRAARLIREEDRRSYVFAHGGLRAVLSRYLGIGPDVVAMYRREAGKPSLVGAVGGRHAITFNMSHAHGRALIAVSKGQEVGVDLERVRADVDVVKLSERYFAPSEHATIMQAIQEQRAARFFRYWVSKEAVVKAQGVGLQALSQCEVLLGADGVGAEIRVPVDSPLQANWRVRLLSCGEGWEAAVAAQGKDWVVQSGFVG; translated from the coding sequence ATGATGGTGAAGGTCTGTATCCAGGATGGCGATGTGGTGATTGCCTTTCAGTCGATTGAATATCTTACGGGTCCTGAGTGGCCAGACCACAGTGGCCTGGCGCCGAATGCCGTGCATGTCTGGGGGATTGAGCTCGACGGGTCGCCACGCTGTCTGGAGCGATGCGCGCAGTGGTTGGACGAAGAGGAACAGCAACGAGCCGCGCGCTTGATTCGAGAAGAGGACCGGCGGAGTTACGTATTTGCGCACGGAGGTCTTAGAGCCGTGCTCAGCCGGTATCTTGGGATTGGCCCCGATGTGGTCGCGATGTATCGTCGTGAGGCAGGTAAGCCCTCCTTGGTCGGAGCCGTAGGAGGTCGACATGCGATCACATTCAATATGTCCCATGCGCATGGCCGTGCGCTGATTGCGGTTTCAAAGGGACAAGAGGTCGGAGTGGATCTCGAACGAGTACGCGCTGACGTAGATGTCGTGAAACTGTCCGAGCGTTACTTTGCTCCTTCCGAACATGCCACGATTATGCAGGCGATTCAGGAGCAACGTGCCGCGAGATTCTTCCGCTACTGGGTTTCAAAAGAAGCGGTGGTCAAGGCACAAGGTGTCGGGCTCCAGGCCTTGAGCCAATGTGAGGTCCTTTTGGGAGCGGACGGAGTCGGCGCAGAGATTCGGGTCCCGGTCGATTCTCCGCTCCAAGCGAACTGGAGGGTCCGGCTCCTTTCTTGCGGAGAGGGATGGGAAGCCGCGGTGGCCGCGCAGGGAAAGGATTGGGTCGTGCAGAGCGGGTTCGTGGGATAA
- the tadA gene encoding tRNA adenosine(34) deaminase TadA, with product MPTDELNESFMRVALEEAARAPAIGEVPIAAVVVREGKILSQAHNYRELWQDPTAHAEVIAIRAAATALGTWRLTETTLYVTVEPCTMCLGAIILARIPRVVFGATDPKAGACGSVFDLSSEPKLNHRVTVTGGVLEQECQALIQKFFKELREASSATKPHSTQ from the coding sequence GTGCCGACAGATGAACTGAATGAAAGCTTCATGCGAGTCGCACTGGAGGAAGCCGCCCGCGCGCCGGCGATCGGCGAGGTGCCGATTGCCGCAGTGGTAGTGCGTGAGGGGAAAATCCTGTCCCAGGCTCACAATTACCGCGAGCTCTGGCAAGACCCCACGGCCCATGCGGAAGTCATTGCCATCCGCGCCGCAGCGACGGCCCTCGGCACATGGCGATTAACCGAGACCACGCTCTACGTGACCGTCGAGCCCTGTACCATGTGTCTCGGTGCGATTATCCTGGCGAGAATTCCGCGAGTCGTCTTTGGAGCAACAGATCCGAAAGCCGGCGCCTGCGGATCGGTATTCGACCTGTCGTCTGAGCCGAAGCTAAATCACCGGGTCACCGTCACCGGCGGGGTCCTCGAACAGGAGTGTCAGGCCCTCATTCAGAAGTTTTTCAAGGAACTCCGAGAGGCATCATCGGCCACAAAGCCGCATTCCACTCAATAG
- a CDS encoding anti-sigma factor, whose protein sequence is MTHEELEESVPLYAAGALDRTERQALEAHLLSGCASCHAGLKDYQSVAALLPLGLSQTSPPRALKAIIMAGRNPAPIPEVAAQQEPARPSLEPGEWMNHLFPPIAPARSWSLPWAVGLATFVIVAVVGSLSWNVVTKRSEDTSNIQQLESSLQDKSTTLTKLQREIGEQANILAELRNQIQQRTNEATEAKEQLAKREADLEETRVQLSQRSGVRAGGTPQDELATLLRIPNIKAVSLAGSDVAKQAAGFLLYDARTQKVWLYSVNLPECPTGTTYQLWAIQAKPVSLGTFHMDRGDTTNLLVKKVSNFTDAKTFALSLEPSGGRPQPTGPIYLLSRS, encoded by the coding sequence ATGACGCATGAAGAACTTGAAGAATCGGTTCCGTTGTACGCAGCAGGGGCGTTGGACCGAACCGAACGACAGGCGCTGGAAGCCCATCTCCTCTCCGGTTGCGCCTCGTGCCACGCTGGGCTCAAAGACTATCAATCCGTTGCTGCGCTTCTTCCACTCGGGCTCAGTCAGACCAGTCCTCCACGAGCCCTCAAAGCCATCATCATGGCCGGACGAAATCCTGCCCCGATACCAGAAGTAGCAGCCCAGCAAGAGCCGGCCAGACCGAGTCTGGAGCCTGGCGAATGGATGAATCACCTCTTTCCGCCCATCGCCCCTGCCCGCTCATGGTCGCTTCCCTGGGCGGTTGGATTGGCCACGTTCGTCATCGTAGCGGTCGTCGGTTCTCTCTCCTGGAACGTGGTCACCAAACGTTCCGAGGATACCTCGAACATTCAACAGCTCGAATCCTCGCTCCAGGACAAATCGACGACGCTTACCAAACTGCAGCGTGAGATCGGCGAACAGGCGAACATCCTCGCCGAATTACGCAACCAAATACAGCAACGAACGAACGAAGCCACAGAAGCGAAGGAACAACTGGCCAAACGCGAGGCTGACCTTGAAGAGACTCGCGTGCAACTCAGCCAGCGAAGCGGCGTGCGCGCCGGCGGGACTCCGCAAGACGAATTAGCCACACTCCTGCGAATCCCCAACATCAAAGCCGTCTCTCTTGCCGGATCGGACGTGGCGAAACAGGCTGCGGGATTCCTCCTCTACGACGCGCGAACCCAAAAGGTCTGGCTCTATTCCGTGAACCTTCCGGAATGTCCCACCGGCACAACCTATCAACTCTGGGCCATTCAGGCCAAACCCGTGAGCCTCGGGACCTTTCATATGGATCGCGGAGATACCACCAACCTCTTGGTGAAAAAGGTGTCGAACTTCACCGATGCGAAAACATTTGCTCTGAGCCTCGAACCGTCAGGCGGCCGCCCCCAACCGACCGGCCCCATCTACCTCTTAAGCCGATCCTAA
- a CDS encoding sigma-70 family RNA polymerase sigma factor yields the protein MARVVKGDQQAFSQLYDHSSALLFTLAVRILGNHEEAAELLQDVYLEVWRKVSRYDVGRGTPVAWLVTLTRSRAIDRLRARATRGYRATQSLETGAADQVADLGLNPFDTQADQELRLSIGTAVAGLPQAQRQAIELAYYEGLSHAEIAARLNQPLGTVKTRIKLGMSKLRDGLQQWWNHGELQ from the coding sequence ATGGCCCGCGTGGTTAAAGGCGATCAGCAGGCCTTCAGCCAGCTCTATGACCATTCGAGCGCGCTCTTGTTCACGTTGGCGGTCAGGATCCTGGGCAATCACGAGGAGGCGGCGGAGCTCTTGCAGGATGTCTATTTGGAAGTCTGGCGAAAAGTCTCCCGCTATGATGTCGGGCGCGGAACTCCGGTGGCATGGCTGGTCACCCTCACCAGAAGTCGGGCCATCGACCGGCTACGGGCCAGGGCAACAAGGGGCTATCGAGCCACTCAGTCGCTGGAAACCGGAGCCGCCGATCAGGTGGCCGATCTGGGCCTTAATCCCTTTGATACACAGGCCGATCAAGAACTCCGTCTCAGCATCGGTACGGCGGTGGCGGGCTTGCCCCAAGCGCAGCGACAAGCGATCGAACTCGCCTATTACGAAGGACTCTCCCACGCCGAGATCGCCGCGCGGCTCAACCAGCCGCTCGGGACCGTCAAGACTAGGATTAAACTTGGCATGTCCAAACTCCGTGATGGGCTGCAACAGTGGTGGAACCATGGTGAGCTCCAATGA
- a CDS encoding S24/S26 family peptidase, with the protein MIHLLPTHTVDGRFSLQDVPDALHWPLLNSLVVPRIMSSSMTPTIQADDRLELSPPSPLTVGAIVVFRTENMFICHRIAAMDAQGILTTKGDAANGPGEAVPSASVIGVVRGVMRKGRYIAVGECPDKSFTSTESPSSRNRVRAAVVRSAIRITCIGATYPLIQNMLLRLLRKTAMVDAFAPAPLRSLPSHVRIGSFRLQAFPDFNASRKEPQPTHYVLRLGPWRLAQYEPATESLLLRQSLQDAGLEPFVRRCISPLQIDREYGTNPL; encoded by the coding sequence ATGATCCACCTCCTGCCCACGCACACCGTCGATGGCCGTTTCTCCTTGCAGGACGTGCCGGATGCACTGCATTGGCCTCTCCTGAATAGCCTGGTTGTGCCTCGCATCATGTCATCGAGCATGACTCCGACCATTCAAGCGGACGACAGGCTTGAACTCAGCCCTCCGTCCCCCCTCACCGTCGGCGCGATCGTCGTCTTTCGGACTGAGAACATGTTTATCTGCCATCGCATCGCCGCCATGGACGCGCAGGGGATCCTGACCACAAAAGGCGATGCGGCTAATGGCCCGGGCGAAGCCGTTCCGTCAGCGTCGGTGATCGGAGTCGTCAGGGGCGTGATGCGGAAGGGTCGATACATCGCCGTGGGTGAATGCCCGGACAAGTCCTTCACTTCAACCGAATCGCCCAGCTCCAGAAATCGCGTTCGAGCAGCGGTCGTCCGGTCAGCGATCCGGATTACTTGTATCGGTGCAACATACCCACTCATTCAGAATATGTTGCTTCGTCTCCTCAGGAAAACAGCCATGGTGGATGCGTTCGCTCCTGCACCACTCCGCTCCCTCCCCTCCCATGTCAGGATCGGCTCGTTCAGACTCCAAGCGTTCCCAGATTTCAATGCCTCGAGGAAGGAACCACAACCGACTCATTACGTTTTACGCCTAGGGCCCTGGCGATTGGCGCAATATGAGCCGGCTACGGAATCGCTGCTGCTCCGACAATCGCTCCAAGACGCCGGTCTAGAGCCTTTCGTTCGTCGATGCATCAGCCCCCTACAAATAGACCGAGAATACGGCACTAACCCCCTATAG
- a CDS encoding nucleotidyltransferase family protein has product MPSSTLADLADAYSQVSLINKRLLDECEIVGQTFHRNGIECLLLKGADLLSRLYGIRGTRPLSDVDLLVHAQDLPAIHRLLMGNGFSQQLDGNPAYLSSQSTLTLDLISELWYLDEQGLAGLWARARSRPLGQIMVKQLASNDLLLYLVAYTVVHRGHFTPSFLTDLRLLIEKEALHWPTIVEEAARHHLKIPLYHGLRQLTLGDARTGIPSAVLQQLAPSTLSQRVLNVLFRRLVTTQPLPELGHFLLWVTQAPGHRIAWLRRTLFPSSRFLAYRYGNESATRPWHTRITRWWQLVNAGGLLISRMLIRLVIGRETPGKVS; this is encoded by the coding sequence ATGCCCTCCTCGACCCTCGCCGACCTCGCTGACGCCTATAGCCAGGTCAGCCTGATCAACAAACGTCTACTCGATGAATGTGAGATCGTCGGCCAGACATTTCACCGGAATGGTATTGAGTGCCTCCTTCTGAAAGGGGCCGATCTGCTCTCACGCCTCTATGGAATACGCGGGACGAGGCCCCTCTCGGACGTAGACCTCTTAGTCCATGCGCAAGACCTGCCCGCTATTCATCGCCTGCTGATGGGGAACGGATTCTCTCAACAGCTCGACGGCAACCCCGCCTATCTCTCGTCCCAATCGACCCTCACGCTGGATCTCATCTCCGAACTCTGGTATCTCGATGAACAAGGACTTGCGGGACTGTGGGCACGGGCTCGAAGCAGGCCGCTCGGGCAGATCATGGTCAAGCAACTGGCGTCTAACGACCTCTTGCTCTATTTGGTCGCCTACACCGTCGTGCACCGGGGACATTTCACGCCATCATTCCTCACCGATCTCAGATTGCTGATCGAGAAGGAGGCCCTCCATTGGCCGACCATTGTCGAAGAGGCGGCCAGGCATCATCTGAAAATCCCTCTCTACCACGGTCTACGGCAGCTCACATTGGGAGATGCACGAACAGGAATTCCCTCAGCCGTACTACAACAACTCGCCCCATCGACCCTGTCTCAACGGGTCCTGAACGTCCTCTTCCGACGATTGGTGACAACCCAGCCCCTCCCAGAACTCGGACATTTTTTATTGTGGGTCACACAAGCACCGGGGCACAGAATTGCTTGGCTCCGGCGTACCCTCTTCCCCTCCTCGCGCTTCCTGGCCTATCGGTATGGGAATGAGAGTGCAACACGACCCTGGCACACCAGAATCACTCGCTGGTGGCAACTGGTCAATGCTGGAGGGCTCTTGATCTCCCGCATGCTGATCCGGCTCGTGATCGGAAGAGAAACGCCCGGGAAGGTATCATGA
- a CDS encoding radical SAM protein — MKTIASENFLEAISRKAAKIRTPEGVTFELTYGCNLRCVHCYNPTHRALPHELTTDEICALLKQIADLGVLTVTFTGGEPSVRPDIGEILRAARRQGLMIHLMTNATRITAAFTDLLQEVGVSQINVSIYGATEAVYEGMTAVPGSYRQFRQGLLNLAAASVPVLVRMPVTTINRDEIQACRQLVESLQMRFQYCLEIMTGITGDRTPLHYRLAPEEKVRIDQEMRPHRSTTPPEEICAPNQAFIECACGQSRFAITPYGEMNLCTGFPLPRYDLRAGTVKEGWELLKQTVDQAQPSHRYECPTCEVRTHCRQGRSDAWLETGDLSSCLPHFKEWAQLEHRTYALLDPRRPR; from the coding sequence ATGAAGACGATCGCGTCGGAAAATTTCCTCGAAGCCATCTCCCGCAAGGCGGCGAAGATCCGCACACCGGAGGGCGTCACCTTTGAACTGACCTACGGCTGCAACCTGCGCTGTGTCCATTGCTATAACCCCACGCATCGTGCGCTCCCTCACGAACTGACGACCGATGAAATCTGCGCGCTCCTGAAACAAATCGCCGATCTCGGCGTACTCACCGTAACCTTCACCGGGGGCGAACCGAGCGTGCGGCCCGACATCGGGGAGATCCTTCGCGCGGCGCGGCGGCAGGGGCTGATGATCCACCTCATGACCAACGCCACCCGTATCACCGCCGCCTTCACCGACCTCCTCCAAGAAGTCGGCGTCAGCCAAATCAATGTCTCCATCTACGGTGCGACCGAAGCGGTCTATGAAGGAATGACGGCAGTTCCTGGATCCTATCGGCAATTCCGGCAGGGCTTGCTCAATCTCGCCGCGGCTTCAGTACCAGTCCTTGTCCGCATGCCCGTCACGACCATCAATCGCGATGAAATCCAGGCCTGCCGGCAACTGGTGGAATCGCTGCAGATGCGATTCCAATATTGTCTAGAAATCATGACCGGCATCACCGGCGATCGAACGCCACTGCACTATCGCCTCGCCCCTGAAGAGAAAGTCAGGATCGATCAAGAGATGCGTCCTCACCGGTCAACGACCCCACCCGAGGAAATCTGTGCACCCAACCAGGCCTTCATCGAATGTGCATGCGGTCAGAGCCGATTTGCCATTACGCCCTATGGCGAGATGAATCTGTGCACGGGATTCCCTCTCCCTCGTTATGATCTCCGCGCCGGCACCGTGAAAGAAGGCTGGGAGCTTCTCAAGCAGACGGTCGACCAGGCGCAACCGAGTCATCGATACGAATGTCCCACCTGCGAGGTGCGGACCCACTGCCGCCAAGGCCGGAGCGATGCCTGGCTCGAAACCGGGGACTTGAGTTCCTGCCTCCCGCATTTCAAAGAATGGGCACAACTGGAGCATCGCACCTATGCCCTCCTCGACCCTCGCCGACCTCGCTGA
- a CDS encoding radical SAM protein produces MPNERAIPTIQYGAFSQRVHEQAAATGSVIKAQLELTYRCNLHCRHCYTDPYNHKDFFPRELTLEEIHRLLDDMQQLGVVWLNLTGGDIFMHPHFFEIYEAAVHKGFLLQLYTNGTLFTKATIERLQQMPPFTIDISCHSVTEAPFDWFTQVPGSFRSFFRGMEMLRDSGLPFTLKTKAMNWNRDEIPAIKQFVESFGQEFGLTTSLSPRLNGDLSSLAYRIAPEDIVTLQGDQPATEVEEERCNSASHLLTPDTDRLYRCGCGTDTIHINAWGELGTCTLQYERRVSLRTHPLADAIEMLFREIRSMRYQGESPCRTCEIHTFCDKKPSDARWESGSAEAPIPYDCDVAHVRAQSTLRHTLLHPLHRPHKEVETHHD; encoded by the coding sequence ATGCCTAACGAGAGAGCCATCCCAACGATTCAATATGGTGCATTCAGCCAACGCGTCCACGAGCAGGCCGCTGCCACCGGATCCGTGATCAAGGCGCAACTGGAACTGACCTATCGCTGCAATCTCCATTGCCGCCATTGCTACACCGATCCCTACAACCACAAGGACTTCTTCCCACGCGAACTGACGCTCGAAGAAATCCATCGCCTGCTCGACGACATGCAGCAGCTGGGCGTCGTGTGGCTCAATCTCACCGGTGGCGATATCTTCATGCACCCTCATTTCTTTGAGATCTATGAAGCCGCCGTTCACAAAGGTTTCCTGCTCCAGCTCTACACCAACGGCACCCTCTTCACGAAGGCCACCATTGAGCGGCTGCAGCAGATGCCGCCGTTCACCATCGATATCTCCTGCCACTCGGTGACAGAAGCCCCGTTCGACTGGTTCACCCAGGTCCCGGGATCCTTCCGTTCCTTCTTCCGCGGCATGGAGATGTTGAGAGACAGCGGCCTGCCATTCACGTTGAAAACGAAAGCCATGAACTGGAACAGAGACGAAATACCGGCCATCAAGCAATTCGTGGAATCGTTCGGGCAGGAGTTCGGACTCACGACCTCTCTCTCTCCACGTCTGAACGGCGATCTGTCGTCGCTCGCCTATCGAATCGCTCCCGAAGACATCGTGACACTGCAAGGAGATCAGCCGGCAACTGAGGTGGAGGAGGAACGCTGCAACAGCGCTAGCCACTTGCTCACGCCAGACACCGACCGGCTCTACCGCTGTGGTTGTGGCACCGATACCATCCACATCAATGCCTGGGGCGAACTCGGCACCTGTACACTGCAATATGAGCGGCGGGTGTCGCTGCGAACTCACCCGCTTGCTGACGCCATCGAGATGCTGTTCCGGGAGATCCGAAGCATGCGATACCAAGGCGAGTCGCCTTGCCGCACCTGCGAGATCCATACATTTTGCGACAAGAAGCCTTCCGATGCGCGTTGGGAATCTGGCTCAGCCGAAGCCCCCATTCCCTATGATTGCGACGTCGCGCATGTTCGTGCACAATCGACCCTGCGCCACACATTGCTGCATCCTTTGCATCGGCCGCACAAGGAAGTGGAGACCCATCATGACTGA
- a CDS encoding radical SAM protein: MIAQDKLTHLPERFPYSCQWEITCRCNLHCVMCYTDCFNRPEAIRQELSTPDILRIMDELAEAGTLELCLTGGEPLARPDFFQLYEHAIRCGFLVTVFSNGTLITEAHADRFAALRPHRIEISLHGRTRETFEQITLGQGSYDRCVQAITLLLDRQIPLVLKSTAMTLNRQEILDIKRYVESLKTVSYKLGEEMRPSLDGGAGPFHYALSAQSLAELNRQDSDLEQEAGRQDSADQPPCRSGMHSFHIDAYGRLQLCSGNRRQSYDLRTGPFAAGFFEALPTFACDWKVPSTPALLQPGMHHHA; this comes from the coding sequence ATGATTGCGCAGGATAAACTCACCCACCTTCCCGAGCGTTTCCCCTACTCCTGCCAATGGGAGATCACCTGTCGTTGTAATCTGCATTGTGTGATGTGTTACACCGATTGCTTCAATCGTCCCGAAGCCATCCGTCAGGAACTCAGCACCCCCGACATCCTTCGCATTATGGATGAGCTGGCCGAGGCCGGCACCTTGGAGCTCTGTCTCACCGGAGGCGAACCGCTCGCTCGTCCCGACTTTTTCCAACTGTATGAACATGCCATCCGTTGTGGATTCCTGGTGACGGTCTTTTCGAACGGAACCCTGATCACAGAGGCGCATGCAGATCGTTTTGCCGCGCTGCGGCCCCATCGCATTGAAATCAGCCTGCACGGACGTACCCGCGAAACCTTCGAACAGATTACGCTCGGGCAGGGCTCCTACGACCGCTGCGTCCAGGCCATCACGCTCCTCCTCGATCGCCAGATTCCCCTGGTGTTGAAGAGCACCGCGATGACCCTGAATCGACAGGAGATCCTCGACATCAAACGATACGTCGAATCGCTGAAAACGGTATCCTATAAGCTCGGCGAGGAAATGAGACCGTCACTCGACGGCGGTGCTGGCCCATTCCACTATGCCCTGTCAGCACAAAGTCTTGCCGAGCTGAATCGGCAAGACTCCGATCTCGAACAAGAGGCAGGTCGGCAGGATTCAGCAGACCAGCCGCCTTGCCGAAGCGGCATGCATTCCTTCCATATCGATGCCTATGGCCGCCTGCAGCTCTGCTCCGGCAATCGCCGGCAGAGTTATGATTTACGAACCGGCCCGTTCGCTGCAGGGTTTTTCGAAGCCCTGCCGACCTTTGCCTGCGACTGGAAAGTCCCCAGTACACCGGCCCTCCTCCAACCGGGGATGCACCACCATGCCTAA
- a CDS encoding PqqD family protein, which yields MTPTAIYSKNPDYVQRDVAGECLLVPIRRTLTEANSIYVLNETGSALWHRIDGQRTAQDIVSDFCHEYEVAADQLAQDFTSLLDDLLSIQAVEEVAR from the coding sequence ATGACACCCACTGCGATCTACAGTAAAAATCCAGACTATGTGCAGCGCGATGTCGCAGGGGAATGCCTTCTGGTCCCTATTCGACGGACCTTGACCGAAGCCAATAGCATCTATGTCTTGAACGAAACTGGATCGGCACTCTGGCATCGAATCGACGGACAACGGACGGCGCAGGACATCGTGTCAGACTTCTGCCACGAGTATGAGGTGGCGGCAGACCAGCTGGCGCAGGATTTCACGTCATTACTCGACGACCTCCTCTCCATCCAGGCAGTCGAGGAGGTGGCCAGATGA
- a CDS encoding class I SAM-dependent methyltransferase, protein MLILLCEQLAGILFRIQQLLTGILPALLSPKEMIELIRAHYNRSYHDAAARAPESWYKWTLESWEAAVLADHRIKTGTILVLGAGGGRESFALAQRGFSVVGLDINRESLHVAARHAKANHLRPLFAQADFLALPISPGRLDYVFMSGIMYSSIPGRPHRQAWLRGLRPCLKDQGLLVLNFLIAREIETKTHRLIHRLNRWLTTLPGTNQSYQLGDTCSQHHFLHAFIDKEEIRSELLEAGATVHQLHWHEGYAVLSWPANGLTPPRATGA, encoded by the coding sequence ATGCTCATCCTTCTCTGCGAACAGCTCGCGGGGATCCTGTTTCGGATTCAACAACTCCTCACCGGAATCCTCCCGGCATTGCTGTCTCCAAAGGAAATGATCGAACTCATCCGCGCCCACTACAATCGCAGCTACCACGACGCCGCAGCTCGTGCACCCGAGAGCTGGTACAAATGGACGTTGGAGAGCTGGGAAGCAGCGGTACTCGCAGACCACCGGATAAAGACGGGAACCATCCTGGTGCTGGGAGCCGGTGGGGGGCGCGAGTCCTTCGCGCTGGCACAACGAGGCTTTTCCGTCGTGGGCCTGGATATCAACCGGGAAAGCTTGCACGTCGCCGCTCGGCATGCCAAGGCCAACCACCTCCGCCCCCTCTTCGCACAGGCGGACTTTCTGGCTCTCCCCATTAGCCCAGGTCGCCTGGACTATGTCTTCATGTCCGGGATCATGTACAGCTCTATCCCCGGTCGGCCACATCGGCAGGCTTGGCTCCGAGGCCTCCGTCCATGCTTAAAGGACCAGGGTCTGCTGGTGCTCAACTTTCTCATCGCCCGAGAAATTGAAACAAAAACGCACCGGCTCATTCACCGACTCAACCGTTGGCTCACAACCTTGCCGGGCACTAATCAGTCGTACCAATTGGGCGACACCTGTTCCCAGCACCACTTCCTCCATGCCTTCATCGATAAAGAAGAGATCAGATCAGAACTTCTGGAGGCAGGAGCCACGGTCCACCAATTACACTGGCATGAGGGATATGCCGTGCTCTCATGGCCCGCAAATGGCCTCACCCCTCCACGTGCGACGGGAGCCTGA